The bacterium genome has a segment encoding these proteins:
- the galT gene encoding galactose-1-phosphate uridylyltransferase, producing the protein MPELRKDPIVSRWVIISTERAKRPINIFSAAERAMPEADNSFCPFDAGNETDTPHEVLSYRAEGAGPQGTNWTLRVVPNKFPALMIEGELGRRADGIYDKMNGIGAHEVIIETQKHNEQLADLPEERFQDVLWAYRDRIIDLKKDTRFRYILIFKNHGLGAGASLDHSHSQLIALPIIPKSVAEELLGSKNYYEYKERCIYCDIVSQEIDEQTRVVSENEDFIAMCPYAPRFPFETWVLPKHHRSHYEDCTRSELKNLTSLFQRTLHRLNKALDYPPYNFMLHTSPVSMTTLPYYHWHIEITPRITRVAGFERGSGFYINPTAPEVSAQFLKELGLP; encoded by the coding sequence ATGCCGGAACTGAGGAAAGACCCGATAGTCAGCCGCTGGGTGATCATATCTACCGAGAGGGCCAAGAGACCGATCAACATCTTCAGCGCCGCGGAGCGCGCGATGCCCGAGGCCGACAACAGCTTCTGCCCGTTCGACGCCGGCAACGAGACCGACACGCCTCACGAAGTCCTCTCCTACAGGGCTGAAGGCGCCGGCCCCCAGGGGACGAACTGGACGCTCAGGGTGGTCCCCAACAAGTTCCCCGCGCTCATGATCGAAGGCGAGCTCGGCAGGCGCGCGGACGGCATATACGACAAGATGAACGGCATCGGCGCGCACGAGGTGATAATCGAGACGCAAAAGCACAATGAGCAGCTGGCCGATCTCCCCGAGGAGCGATTCCAGGACGTGCTCTGGGCGTACCGCGACAGGATCATCGACCTCAAGAAGGACACGCGCTTCCGCTACATCCTGATATTCAAGAACCACGGCCTGGGCGCCGGCGCAAGCCTCGACCACAGCCACTCGCAGCTCATCGCCCTGCCGATCATACCGAAGTCGGTGGCGGAGGAGTTGCTCGGCTCCAAGAACTACTACGAATACAAGGAACGCTGCATATACTGCGATATCGTCAGCCAGGAGATAGACGAACAGACGCGCGTCGTCAGCGAGAACGAGGACTTCATAGCCATGTGTCCGTACGCGCCCAGATTCCCGTTCGAGACCTGGGTCCTGCCGAAACACCACCGATCTCACTATGAGGATTGCACGAGGAGCGAGCTCAAGAACCTCACCTCCCTCTTCCAGCGGACGCTCCACAGGCTCAACAAGGCGCTGGATTACCCGCCGTACAACTTCATGCTCCACACCTCGCCGGTGAGCATGACCACGCTTCCCTATTATCACTGGCACATCGAGATAACTCCGCGAATAACGCGGGTGGCGGGATTCGAACGCGGCTCCGGATTCTACATCAACCCCACGGCGCCTGAGGTCTCGGCCCAGTTCCTCAAGGAACTCGGCCTCCCGTGA